TTGAGCAGGCCATCAACATGGGAGCCTCCTTCACCGATAAGTCGCCCCACTCTGGCTTCTCCACCGCCGAGAGTGATGCGCCTTCCCCAGCCGCACCCGCCCCAGGGCAGCGTGGCTACTGCCACTTCCATGCGACCACGGCCACAGAGAACCACATGTTTGACCCTGAAACATTCATGCGTCTTGCGATGCGCGCCCACACTGACAGCACGCGCCCGCACACCGAGAGCACTGCTGGTGTGGTCTCATGCGTTAAGAACACATGGTCACGGTCTGGCGGCAGCGCTGCCCCGGCCCCTGCTGCCCCAGATGGGCAGGGGCAGCCCAAGCAGTCCTTTGCTATGAAGGTGTCCACCGATGATCTCATCGAGTCTGTGGTGATGGAGCTTGAGTCGCTGGACATTGACAAGAAGGACCCTCCTGCGGAGAAGCCTGATCCCAAGAATGAGATGGTGCGTGACCTCATTAAACAGACGCGGGAGATGGAGGAGCAGCTCAAGGAGCGCAAGGAGTGGGCCCAGAAGAAGGCGGTACAGGCTGCTCGTAAACTTGGCAATGATCTCACTGAGTTGCGCATGCTGCGGATGGAGCATGATGATAACCAGCGGCGGAAGAATGATAAGCAGTCACTGGAGGATGAGACAATGAAGCGCCTCACACGTCTGGAGTATGAGCTGAAGAAGAAGAGTGGGCAGCTTGACCGGAGTAATGCTAGTGTGCAGAAACTGGAAATGGAGAATGCAGAAATACGTGCTGAGATGGAAGCTGCGAAGCTGAGTGCATCGGAGACTGAACGGCAATGCCAGATACTGCTAAAGAAAGAGAAGAAAGACAGCAAAAAGCTTGAGCTGTGGGAGCGGCAAAAGGCCAAGCTGCAGGAGGAGATCGCTGAATGCAAGGCGAAGATCGCACAGGCAGATAAGGAGCTGGCTGGGGTCAACAAGTCAATAAGAAATATGGAGGTGAGATTGATTTTGCACAGTATATCATGATTGTTGCTTTAGTGTCTATAAGCTTTATGTGCTTCTACTTTTTATTAGCTAGCAGTTACAAACAGGTCACAAGCACATCCTTCCTACTAGGAGAGGTTGCTGAGTTTAGATCATTTGTAGCTGCATTGGAGCTAACCACTACGCTTCATGCTCAGCTAGTCATCTTATAAAGTAGTAGTGATCCTGATGGGCTATGGTGCCCTCTTATAGGAGTACAACTGGTGGTAAAAGCCTAATTTTATAAGAAGTAAAATATTTAGGCATACAAATTGTTATGCGTCTTCTCATGGTTGTTGTTCCAGAGTTAGCACAAAATGGTCAGGCTTAATAGTGAACAAGCACAGAGTCAGTGATTATGCACTCGTCTGTTGGTGCTAGATGGTAGTTACTGGGGGACCCTGCCACTTGTTGATCAGCATTGGTGTAGCTATCATTCATCACTGTTCTTGTTAAAAAATTTGTGTCATGCAGCTACCAGCATCAGCGTTCATCCATAACTGTAACCTATTGCTTAGTAACTGCAACTTTCTTGCTTTGCTGCGAGGGCCAGTATTATTACATGCTTTACTAATGATTTGTCTTGTTTTTATCTTGTTAGTCAAAATCATAATCTCAAAACTCGTCATCCTGAAAAATAGTGTGCACCACACATAGAACAAGCCTATGCCCTGCCATGTTTTTTCTGCTTGTGGCGTGCTATGCATTTTGATCTTCTGTGTTGGCCTGGTTATACTATGTCCCAGATTGCCAGGTAACCATGATAAATTGGGAATCATGTTAGATCGCCTCCCTCAGTTTCTGTTCTGAATGTAATTGCTTGTCTAAATTCGCAAATCAGTATATATTTATTTGATGTATACAACCTATGGATAGTTGAAAAAGAATATAAAATAGAATTGTATGGTAGCTTTTCGGTAAATTCATTACCTGGACAAAAGGATACCTTTGTGATGTGTTCTGTTAGAACATTGCACATGCTTTCTCAAATTCTCGCTGCTTTGGAACTTTAGCATTTGTTTTTTAACCACTGTTTTTGGGTCACGTGACTAGTCGACGAGTCGCACTGCCAGGGTTGACTCAAACCCCTCGACTAGTCGTGACTAGTCGATCGGTCAGGCTCGACTCGTCACGAATCGCTACCCCAGAACGACTCATCGACTCGAAGACCATGTTTTAActcagaagttatgggccttatttgTCAACTGTAAATTGTTGCttctttctacattatatccttggCTGCTTTGCTGGCCTTGCTGTTTGaatctactatatctaaatagtAGCCCCCACTACCTGATTTTCCTGCGTTCTCGTCCACATCATTATAAATTTCTTTCAGCTGTTTGATTGATCACAGAAATAAAAATGTGCCACCATCTTTTATTTATTGTGATACTGCAGCGAGAATGTAGTTAATGCTAATTGCCTGTTAATGCCTGTCAGAACTAAAATATTGATCGCACCAGTTATCCATTGTAATGTTAGGTTAGAAGTACAGTTGTTAAGTTTTCTTTCAAAGCGGTAGGTACTAAACAGGGTTATTTGATATCTGTAATTCTAATTTCTTTGTTTCCTTTCATGCTTCTTAACTTCATGTTAATTTGGTCAGTTATCACAAACCTTTTTCCTCTATTTCCACTAGAGTTTATTATTGGTTTGTGCACATTACAGTATTGTTATTGCACCATTAACTAGTTTACGTGTCTCAGAAATCCCTATTGGGGATTTAAAACTGTTATTCTTGTTTCCTGGTTTATAAtataactactccctccgatccatattagttgtcgctgatcagcgacaactaatatggatcggagggagtaataaattcATTATCTACACAAATACTACATTGTACCATAACTTCATTTTTGAAACTGTTGACATCACACTTCTATGCTTTCAATGTGTCTCGCACATTTTGGGTATTTATTTGTCTGACAGATTGATTTGTAACATGTGTTTGGTTTGTAGGTTAAAATTAGAGAAGACACAAAGACCACAGAAGACAACTTGGCACTTGCAGAACAGGAACGTGGGAAGCGGGAATCTGCGAAAGCTGATGCTGATCGCCGACTTGAAGAAATTCGCCGGAAGACAGAAGTAGAGTCCCAGTGCTACAAAGATGACCTCCGGAGGCTCCAGGATCAGTTATCCCGTCTGCAGAAGTCCATGGGTGCAAATGGGCCGACACTTCCATCAGCCTATTCTCCGGCTATGACTGACCGCAATACAGCGCGGGCACCCAAGCAGCCCAACCAGAAGGCACCGCCCGCATCCAACAGGCAGCAGGAGCCTATCCAGAATACAGGCCGCCGCAGAGGCTGCATTATCTGCAAGAGGGAGGAGGCTTGCGTGATGCTGCTGCAGTGTGCTCACCAGGTGCTGTGTGTTGGCTGCAACAAGCAGCATGAGGAGAAAGGCGCGGTTCGCTGCCCCAGCTGCAACGCCAAGATCGAGGAGAGGATCAGGGTTTTCGGTGCCTCCTCCAACTGAGGCACCTGGTGGTGATGCTGCTGCAGACTTGGTTTCGCTTGGGGCAAAGAAAAACTGAACTCGTGGTCATctttgccttttcttttttttacctTTGTGAAGAAAGAGTTATATGTCAGCTCCGTCTCATAAGTTTTACTTGGTTCAGCTGTTCATGGATATA
Above is a window of Triticum dicoccoides isolate Atlit2015 ecotype Zavitan chromosome 5B, WEW_v2.0, whole genome shotgun sequence DNA encoding:
- the LOC119309209 gene encoding MND1-interacting protein 1-like; the encoded protein is MAGQPRERGSRAARKGRPVRTPATLLALNPTPDPDLSAQASDDVSPWGRSTADELEDRLLKRLEEAYAAALAGLAELGYAEDAALRAVLRAGHCYGKLDDPVDNIVANARSFLNDPDAPGGAGGFADLRRLEEYSLAGLVCLLQSSRPTISRVEAMWCLLANDLRLEQAINMGASFTDKSPHSGFSTAESDAPSPAAPAPGQRGYCHFHATTATENHMFDPETFMRLAMRAHTDSTRPHTESTAGVVSCVKNTWSRSGGSAAPAPAAPDGQGQPKQSFAMKVSTDDLIESVVMELESLDIDKKDPPAEKPDPKNEMVRDLIKQTREMEEQLKERKEWAQKKAVQAARKLGNDLTELRMLRMEHDDNQRRKNDKQSLEDETMKRLTRLEYELKKKSGQLDRSNASVQKLEMENAEIRAEMEAAKLSASETERQCQILLKKEKKDSKKLELWERQKAKLQEEIAECKAKIAQADKELAGVNKSIRNMEVKIREDTKTTEDNLALAEQERGKRESAKADADRRLEEIRRKTEVESQCYKDDLRRLQDQLSRLQKSMGANGPTLPSAYSPAMTDRNTARAPKQPNQKAPPASNRQQEPIQNTGRRRGCIICKREEACVMLLQCAHQVLCVGCNKQHEEKGAVRCPSCNAKIEERIRVFGASSN